The nucleotide sequence CGCAAAAGAATGAGGAAGCGGACTCCCCCTCAGATCAGGATTCACGGCGACGACCGATTTCCATGATACTGACAACCGATTCGCGGGAGCCTCCATTCGACATGCACGCTGGTCGCTGGTTGGATCCATCCAGGCAGGGATCACATGAAATCGTTGTCAGAGCCGATGTTGCCCACACATGGGGGCTTGAAACTGGTGACTCTGTTTCCATCGGGGACGGTGATCAGACAGAGCCGTTTCAGGTGATCGGAATTGTCGATGCCCCCACCATCATTGGTCCGGGTGGAGAAGCTGCAATCCAGATCATTACTCCCGGCTCTGGTGAATTTTTTGTTTCCACTGCTGCCGCGGAAAAACTTTTCGCCAAACAGGCAGAGATCAGCATGATTGGCGTCGCGCTGCAGCCAGACGCTGATCTGACCCGTTTTCGCTTTGGCTGGGGTCCGCGGCTCAGTCGCTATTCAACCCCGGTGCAATTTCAGGAATTGATTGATATTGAAGAAGCACTCGATGAATCAGCCAGTGCGCAGAATGTCCTGATTCAGTCATATGCGGCAACAGGAATCGCCATTTTGATTGCAATGCTCGTCATTTTCTCGACCTTAAGTATGGGAATCACGGAACGGATTCGCCAGTATGCCATCCTGCGTGCGATCGGCTTCACACGTTTTGAAGTCGGCACCTTGATTGCCTGTGAAGGTTTATTGCTGGCAGCGATTGGCTTTGTGGGGGGAATTCTGCTTGGTCAGTTGCTGCTCTGGATGTCTGTTCGGGCGTCGGGAGGATTATTGCATCACGGTACATCCGTGGGACCATTCAGTCTTCTACTTGCGGGAGTCGCGACTTTTGGTGGTGCATTTCTGGCAGCACTAATTCCAATCTGGCAGGTCACAAGCGTCAAACCCATTGATGCCATGGCTCCGCGTCCGCAACTTGCCGGGCTGCAGGCAGTGCCCTGGAAAACCGTTGGACTGGGGCTGATTCTGATCTGCATCAACCCTCTACTGATATTTCTGTTTCTTCCAGACCACACGTATGGTGTGACGGCCACATTAATCATTGGTTTTGGTTCACTGGCAGTCGGTTTCGTTCTGCTGTCACCGGGAATTGTGATACTGGTTGACCGCTGGGGCAGCCCTGTGCTGGCGCGACTGTTCGGACTCGATCCCAAACTGCTGCGCAGCCAGATCACCAACCATCTGTGGCGGACGGTAGGAGCCGCCATCTCCATCGCCATCGGCACGGGGCTGTATATTGGAATTCTGGTCTGGGGGTTTACGATGCTGGAAGCTTTCATCCCCGGCCCGTGGGCGCCTGATGCGCTGATCGCCTTTCGTGAGGTTGAGATTCCTCCGGAGGAAGCAGCCGCACTCGCTGCAGTTCCCGGCATCGATCCAGAGCGGTGTGAACCGATCGTGGTCGAACAGCCGCGCCTGCTGAACGATCTGACAAACAGCGCTGAACGGGCCTCGGTTACCAGGCAGGACAATGTCGTCATCATCGGTATCGATCCGGAAGGTGCGTTTCTGGGAGAGCATCCCCTGTTCGACCTGGAATGGGTGGCCGGTTCACCGGAGTCAGCTGTTTCCCTGCTCCAACAGGGAAATGCCTGCGTGGTTCCCGATCACTTTTTGAAGGAGACAGGACTCGTGACAGGAGATCAGTTCACACTGGTCCCACCCGAGAATCCGGATCAACCGGTAAAATATACCATTGCTGGTGCAGTGCGATTACCAGGCTGGCACTGGCAGACAAAGTTAACCGGCTTCCGGTCCCGAACCCATCGGGCAGCCGCGCTGGCCTTCGCCAGCTATGAATCGGTCGCCCAGAACTTCAACAAACCGGTCGCCTCGTATGTCTGGTTCGATTATGCTTCGAATCAGTCCAATCCAGATCAGATCTTACAGGCTGCCCAAAAACAACTGCAGGTCCCTGCGATAGCAGCCAATGATGATCCGCTGGCATCATCTGAAGGTGCTCCTGGACTGCGCATGATGCCTGTAGAGAATATTCGTGCCATTACCCGCGGTGCCGCCAGTCGCTGGATCTGGATGCTGAGTCAGATTCCACTGATCACGATTCTGATCGCAGGATTTGGCGTACTGAATGTCATCTTTGCCTCGGTTAGATCTCGCCGCTGGGAAATGGGTGTACTGCGTTCGCTGGGCATCACCAGTTGGTCACTCGTGCTGGTCGTTCTGGCAGAAGGACTGCTGATCGGCATTGTCGCAGGCTTGATCAGCTTTGGATTTGGTATGCTGGCAGGCTGGTGCGGTGCCGGGATTGCACAATACTTCAGCTTTTTCGGCGGACTGCACCCCGATCTGTCCGTACCCTGGTTTGCCATTCTAAGTGGACTGGCTGGAATGCTGATATTCTCAGTCCTGATTGCGGTCTGGCCCGCTGTTTCGGTCGGTAAAAAACGTCCCCTGACACTGCTGCAGCAGGGTCGGGGAACGATTTAGATGATGTCCAGTTTTTATGTAGCGTCGCCAGAGACATTGGGAACGATTACTTTAGATTGACAGACACAATGCTGAAAGGTAATGCGTTCTTGCATGCTGTTCCGGGACCTGTGTTATTGTGATTTCACACTGCCTTTTTCTTGCGCAGCTGAGAAAAACAGATCCAGTCCAGTAAACAGATCAAAAGTATCGACACTCCCGCAACCGGCAGAAGAATTCCTACCACAATCATCAGAGCCCAACCCCAGGCTGGCAGTGATTGGGGAAGTGGCGCACGGGGAAAGCCACTGCGTCCGGTGGGACGGCGTTTCCACCACATCCAGATGCCCGTTACTGATAATCCCAATAAACCCAGACTGGCAATCATCGCCAGTATCTTAGTGGGCATTCCGAATATTTTCCCCATGTGAATCGAGACAGCCCAGAGCCGCACCCGATACAAAAAAGGCAGATCGGGTGGATCCAGAATACTGAATTTTTCCCCCGTATATTGATTCACAGAAACGGTACGCAGTGAATTTTTGTCATCATCAATCATATAAAAGGCTTTATGAGCCAGTTCCGGTTTTTCTGCAAAGCGAATGGCGACAGCGTCTTCACCGGATCGACTGTGTTCCAGAAATAATGGGACGACCTGGTCCAGCTTCATCGGTTGTGCTTCTGGTGAAGGCGCTGGTGCTTCCGCTGTCAGAAACCATTCGGGTGGCCAGTGCCCCATTTTCTTTACGGTTGTGTTAAAACCGGTCCCCAGAACCAGTGTAAAAAACAGACCGGTAAAAGCAATAATGCCGATGAGAGGCAGCAGGTAAAAGCCCGAGACCGCATGCCAGTCGCGGAGCACGGCATAAAACTTACCTTTAATCCGCGGCAGCCAGACTCCCGCATTCTTTTTGCCTCGTGGCCACCAGAGATAGAAACCACTCGCCAGCAGGATCAGCCCCCAGCAGGTAACAAGTTCAGACAGAATACGCCCCGTTGTCCCCAGCATCAGACTGCGATGAAGTTCAAGTACGACTGCAAAGAAATCGTGTTCTGCAATGCGGGTTCCCAGCAAACTTCCATCATAGGGATTGAGATAAATACGCTGGTGCTGATCGTCGGCCCGATTGCCTGGCTCCCCTTCGATGTGTGCAAGAAAGAAAACAGAATGCGCCGGATCGGAACGAACGACCATTCCCTCCAGATCTTCTGATGCCGCATGGCTGGCTGCAATCTCGCGGAGACGATCGTAGCTGACCCGTTCTTCCTCTTGTGGCGAAACTTTTAATAATGCCTGATCACGCCACTCAGAAATTTCCGTACTGAAAACATACATCGCACCCGTGATCGTAATCATCCAGAGTATCGGAGCAGACAAGATCCCTGCATAAAAATGCCAGCGCCAAACGATCGTATATAAGCCGCTTTTTGACGGTTTTGCATTCGGGCGCCCCGCTGATGTATCAGCCTGGGTTTCCTTTTGATTTTCATCTACCGCTGACGAGTTGGTGATTGTATCTGACATAGTGAGTCTCAAGATGAAACAGTATTGAATCCAGGCGCAATGAATTTATTTATACTTGATGGAAAGGTCTCAGATCAGAACTCTCCGATAACTTCTCCTCCACCGCGAGTCCAGAGTCCGCGGTACAAGTTGACATCAATGGAGTCACCCACAAAACGAACACTGCCATCACAGAGAACAACATTCGCTCCGCCAGTGTGATAGCTGCGGGCCGCAGTCAGCTTGGAAGAGCCATTAATGGCGTCTGCGGTATCACTGTTAGGTGTATAATAGCCATTCATCACAGGCCCTTCGGGCACAGTACCTCGTAACCAGGTCGTAAGGCGACCACTGTCCCAGTCGGTCTGTGATCCGGTATAAACATCGGAAGAAACCATACGTCGATACAGCAGAGGATTCGTAATGGGCTCGGTGTTGGACGTCCGGGTTCCATTTCCACGTGTTGATTCAGCAAAGGCGATCGTATTGGTAGTACCATCGGTGATATCTCGCATTTTCAGGTTGGCCCCCACCCAGCAGAGACCATCGCCGGTTCGCATGGGATGTACCTGCCCCGGATCTGGAATCTGAATGCCACTGCTTTGATTCATGGCATAGTTGGTACCCGCATAAACGGTTCCGGCAGGATAAGTCGGAATGTGGTTGACCGCAGGCGCCGGATCGCTGGGACACAGGAACATCGGCACAACTGTTTTAGCGACTTCATGCATGGAAACAGGCAGATCGCCCAGTGCCGGATGCCCCATCTGGATGTTGAAATCAACCAGATTCTGCAGGTTGGCCTGATCCGCATAAGGCAGCAGTTTGGCCAGTGGAGAATGGTCATTGGGATAACCGGAGAGTGTCCCCCCTGCGTTCGGAATCGATTCAGCCCAAGTACTCATATAATTGTGCATGGCCAGACCGATTTGTTTCATATTGTTTTTACACTGTGTCCGACGGGCGGCTTCGCGGGCCTGTTGCACAGCAGGTAACAGCAAAGCGATCAGAATTGCGATAATCGCAATAACCACAAGGAGTTCGATCAGGGTGAAAGCAGACCGGGTGCGCTGTTCGCGCGCAGAGAAAAACATGGTTGTCTCCTGGAAAGGTTTTTGGTGGGGCTCAGTGGTCCTGTTGATTTACAAATCTCAGGCAACACAAAACACAACCTGTTCCGGGCGACGGCGGGGAATAGTTGATACTGAGTCTCAATTACTACTGATGAGAATAATTATAAGACTAACAGATTGCAAGTAACAAAATAATTACTGAAGCAGGACTGTGATATCTTCTCCAACGTTCGATCAGCACTTTGCTTCCCATAACGTATCGAATATTTCACAGTTGAAGGCGTTGATGTAACCGTTCACTCAGGGAGTCGTCTGTAACCTGTTAATCCTATCGTCTGGATGTGCTCCAGAGCTTTCCATTTGTGACGTTTTGTGGCACGGGGGGTTCTCGGAATAGTTCTGATGATGAAAGAAACATCAAAGCTAAACCGTAAGGCATCATTCCGTATTGACAAAGTCCGTGGCGATCTCCGCGGTAAAGTCTGGTACCTCACCTGCCATGAAAATGGAAAGCGATTGCCCCAAATTGGCCCGGGCAAAAAACAGGCCGGGCAGATGACTCGCCCGTTCAATCCTCAACAGGAGGCACACACGAATACTGTTTTCATTTTTTGAGACAGGTGAGGCGAATGCATGTTCAAAGCGAGAAAGCACACTGTCAGGGTTAAAAACGATCTGACGTACAACGTCATGCAGACGAAGATGCTGATGATCTGAATTGAAAGCCCCAACCAGTTTTCAAAGTCTTGAACCAGTTCAACGAGATCGAAAGATCCGAGAGGTCATGACTTCGAGCATGATTGACTGCAGACCGTAGTTTTCGGTTTTGACGCGTTTCAGGATATCTTCGATCTCGTACTGGTCGGCGCGTTCCATCTGCCGTCCGGTTGAGTAGGTGAGCAGTTTTTCAATCAGGCAGTGGGTGAACTGATCAAGGCGGTTTTCGAGCAGCACATGCTTAAAGTCTTCGAAATCTTTGAATGTTTCGCCAGAAGGCAGTTTGCCCGTGGGATCGACCTTCGGGCCGCTTCCTTTTCCTTTTGGATGAGGGTACTTTTCGCGCCAGCGACCGATCGGGTCAAATGATTCCAGTGCGTGACCGTGGGGATCGATGTTTCGATGGCAGACAAAACAGGTCTGGTCTTGACTGTGTTTTGCCAGTCTCTCACGAATTGTCTTTGCTCCACTGACATCAGGATCAATGGCAGGCACTTCGTCAGGCGGAGGGGGTGGCGGAGAGCCGAGCAGATTTTCGAGCACATAGACGCCGCGGGTGACCGGCGATGTATCGACGCCATTGGCGCTGACTGTCAGTACGCCAGCCATACCGAGTAAGCCGCCGCGTCGTTTTGTGCCTGAGAGTTTGACGCGTTGGAAGCCATCTTTCAGTCGCAGTTTATCTTTTTCAGGCAATTGATAGAGATGGGCCAGTTTTTTATCAACGAAGGTATAGTCAGCGTCCAGAAATTTCTCGACCGATCCATCCTCATCAAGCAGGGAACGGAAAAACAGGCGGGCCTCCTGTTTCATCGATTCCGGCAGGTTTTGAGCGTAATATTCCCAGGCAGCTCTGCGTGGCGGAGGCTGGTCGCCTATGGCCCGAAGATTGAGCCAGCTGTCAAGAAAGCCGTTGACGAATTCATCCGAACGGGAATCTTTCAAAAGACGTCGAATCTGCTTCTGTAATTCTTCTTTTTTCTTCAGGCGACCAGAGGCGGCCGTAGCGAGCAACTCTGCATCAGGCGGTGCTGTCCAGAGAGCATAGGAAAGTCGCGATGCCAGATCATAGGGATGCAATTCGCGTTCATCCTCGGGTGTGATCTCACTGAGATATAAAAACGAGGGAGAGCAAAGAATCATTTTCAGTGTATCGAGGGCCGCCTGACGTGGCGTCGCCTGCTCGGATAATCGTCGTTCGTAAAGAGTTTTAATCCGCCGTTGATCGGCTTCACTCAGCGGACGTCGATACGCTTTTTTTGCAAAGGCAAAGAGTTGTTCCAAAGCATGGTCCTGCTGAAACCCCGCTTTCCCGAACACGGCTACTTCTTCTTTGCTGCCATCTGGTTCTGGAATTGGACCACGGATTTTGATTTCGCTGATCCTGATATGAGGCAGCTTGCCTTCTCGAAGAAGAGTGGTTCGACTGACACCTGCCACCGGCTTCTTAAATTCATCTTTGTAGCGTTTGTTGAGAGAGATGACAGATGCCCGCGACTCATAGGGGCCATTCGGAAAAATAAAACGCGGCGTCTGTCCTGCATCCAGCCAGACGCGAAACTTCAACCACTCGGGTTTGTCATCCGGGACCACGGTGCTGGCCAGGATCGGTTCGATCGCCTGCGGATAATGGATATGTCCTTTCGTTACATCGCCGGGAACAACCGCCAGTTGAAAAGGTTCTGAAAAGTCGATGCGGAATATCTTGGGATCGTAGTGCGTGTCGCGGTGCAGCGCCTGGGCCTGGACTTCAATATCATACAGTCCCGAGGCCGGCACTCCTGCCAGGAAATCTTCGATATGACCATAGCCCCCCTGGCGCGTGTCGGTATTGGGCTGTTCGTAGAGGCAAAGATACTTATATTTGAATACACTTCGATGGGGGCCCGAGAGTTCTTCGTACTGTTTGAAATTGTCTT is from Gimesia maris and encodes:
- a CDS encoding ABC transporter permease, with protein sequence MKKVIRVSLSFVRERPHRVMLTSLATIAATCIVVWVASGYDMLLKNFDIYSDLVLGRYELAVAPIDLNGETVVPAEVLSDLRNDSSVAAADPFWGEMLKVRPLHAQKNEEADSPSDQDSRRRPISMILTTDSREPPFDMHAGRWLDPSRQGSHEIVVRADVAHTWGLETGDSVSIGDGDQTEPFQVIGIVDAPTIIGPGGEAAIQIITPGSGEFFVSTAAAEKLFAKQAEISMIGVALQPDADLTRFRFGWGPRLSRYSTPVQFQELIDIEEALDESASAQNVLIQSYAATGIAILIAMLVIFSTLSMGITERIRQYAILRAIGFTRFEVGTLIACEGLLLAAIGFVGGILLGQLLLWMSVRASGGLLHHGTSVGPFSLLLAGVATFGGAFLAALIPIWQVTSVKPIDAMAPRPQLAGLQAVPWKTVGLGLILICINPLLIFLFLPDHTYGVTATLIIGFGSLAVGFVLLSPGIVILVDRWGSPVLARLFGLDPKLLRSQITNHLWRTVGAAISIAIGTGLYIGILVWGFTMLEAFIPGPWAPDALIAFREVEIPPEEAAALAAVPGIDPERCEPIVVEQPRLLNDLTNSAERASVTRQDNVVIIGIDPEGAFLGEHPLFDLEWVAGSPESAVSLLQQGNACVVPDHFLKETGLVTGDQFTLVPPENPDQPVKYTIAGAVRLPGWHWQTKLTGFRSRTHRAAALAFASYESVAQNFNKPVASYVWFDYASNQSNPDQILQAAQKQLQVPAIAANDDPLASSEGAPGLRMMPVENIRAITRGAASRWIWMLSQIPLITILIAGFGVLNVIFASVRSRRWEMGVLRSLGITSWSLVLVVLAEGLLIGIVAGLISFGFGMLAGWCGAGIAQYFSFFGGLHPDLSVPWFAILSGLAGMLIFSVLIAVWPAVSVGKKRPLTLLQQGRGTI
- a CDS encoding PepSY-associated TM helix domain-containing protein, translating into MSDTITNSSAVDENQKETQADTSAGRPNAKPSKSGLYTIVWRWHFYAGILSAPILWMITITGAMYVFSTEISEWRDQALLKVSPQEEERVSYDRLREIAASHAASEDLEGMVVRSDPAHSVFFLAHIEGEPGNRADDQHQRIYLNPYDGSLLGTRIAEHDFFAVVLELHRSLMLGTTGRILSELVTCWGLILLASGFYLWWPRGKKNAGVWLPRIKGKFYAVLRDWHAVSGFYLLPLIGIIAFTGLFFTLVLGTGFNTTVKKMGHWPPEWFLTAEAPAPSPEAQPMKLDQVVPLFLEHSRSGEDAVAIRFAEKPELAHKAFYMIDDDKNSLRTVSVNQYTGEKFSILDPPDLPFLYRVRLWAVSIHMGKIFGMPTKILAMIASLGLLGLSVTGIWMWWKRRPTGRSGFPRAPLPQSLPAWGWALMIVVGILLPVAGVSILLICLLDWICFSQLRKKKAV
- a CDS encoding DUF1559 domain-containing protein: MFFSAREQRTRSAFTLIELLVVIAIIAILIALLLPAVQQAREAARRTQCKNNMKQIGLAMHNYMSTWAESIPNAGGTLSGYPNDHSPLAKLLPYADQANLQNLVDFNIQMGHPALGDLPVSMHEVAKTVVPMFLCPSDPAPAVNHIPTYPAGTVYAGTNYAMNQSSGIQIPDPGQVHPMRTGDGLCWVGANLKMRDITDGTTNTIAFAESTRGNGTRTSNTEPITNPLLYRRMVSSDVYTGSQTDWDSGRLTTWLRGTVPEGPVMNGYYTPNSDTADAINGSSKLTAARSYHTGGANVVLCDGSVRFVGDSIDVNLYRGLWTRGGGEVIGEF
- a CDS encoding DUF1592 domain-containing protein is translated as MITQFVKTLCKRAFRAVCGFVFCVSLLTPCAAAEPQHKHNPTVTRLLKKYCFDCHDVATADGEREFETFSLPIKTQQQLITADGIIDQVTLRKMPPEESDQPTDKERLALIGALRDGIQEARSQFESTGSRTIMRRLSNREYENTLATLFDRRVDTLGLTADFPREETSQHMDNIGESLVTSGFLLDQYFQAASRLVETRLGKQEMKPKSWHFKDNFKQYEELSGPHRSVFKYKYLCLYEQPNTDTRQGGYGHIEDFLAGVPASGLYDIEVQAQALHRDTHYDPKIFRIDFSEPFQLAVVPGDVTKGHIHYPQAIEPILASTVVPDDKPEWLKFRVWLDAGQTPRFIFPNGPYESRASVISLNKRYKDEFKKPVAGVSRTTLLREGKLPHIRISEIKIRGPIPEPDGSKEEVAVFGKAGFQQDHALEQLFAFAKKAYRRPLSEADQRRIKTLYERRLSEQATPRQAALDTLKMILCSPSFLYLSEITPEDERELHPYDLASRLSYALWTAPPDAELLATAASGRLKKKEELQKQIRRLLKDSRSDEFVNGFLDSWLNLRAIGDQPPPRRAAWEYYAQNLPESMKQEARLFFRSLLDEDGSVEKFLDADYTFVDKKLAHLYQLPEKDKLRLKDGFQRVKLSGTKRRGGLLGMAGVLTVSANGVDTSPVTRGVYVLENLLGSPPPPPPDEVPAIDPDVSGAKTIRERLAKHSQDQTCFVCHRNIDPHGHALESFDPIGRWREKYPHPKGKGSGPKVDPTGKLPSGETFKDFEDFKHVLLENRLDQFTHCLIEKLLTYSTGRQMERADQYEIEDILKRVKTENYGLQSIMLEVMTSRIFRSR